The following nucleotide sequence is from Barnesiella viscericola DSM 18177.
TTCAGCTGGAACTCCTCCTCGCCCTTCTTGTCCTTCACCCGCACCAACCGGGTGACAATCTTCTCGTAGAGCCCCGTGAACCAAATCATAATCGTCACGTTGATGACGTTGAACACCGTGTGGAACATCGACAACCCAAACGACACCGAGAACTGCATTGCCTCGAAATGAGCTTTCTGCTGCTCGAAATCAGGCGTATGCAGGGTCCCCCCGTTATTCAGGGCGTTGATGAGCGAAGGGTTTGTCTGCTCGTTGGCCGATACGAAAGCCATCAAATCGTTGGGGTTCCCCACGCCCAGCGAGGTACATATCCACACGATAAAACGAATAAAAGGGTAGTACAGTATCAAGGTCCATATCGACCCCAGCACGTTGAACAACAGGTGTCCCATCGCGGCCCGCTTGGCCGACACATTGGCACTGATCGAAGCCAACAGCGGGGTTATCGTGGTACCGATGTTACTCCCCAGGATCAGCGCCGCGGCAATGTCGAAGGTTATCCACCCCTTGCTGCACATGATGAGCGAGATGGCCAGCGTCGCACTCGACGCCTGCACGATCATGGTCACGATGGCACCTACGGCGCAGAATATCAAGATGGAGAGGAATCCCATCTGGGTGTAGGAGGTGAGAAACTCAAATATCTCGGGATTGCTTTTCAGGTCGGGGACCGAGTGATTGAGGTAGTCGAGCCCCATGAAGAGGAAGGAGAAACCGATGAGGAACTCGCCCCACGACTTGTGGGTGCTGTTCCTCGAAAAGAGGAGCGGAGTGCCCAAACCGATCAACGGGAGGGCAAACAGGGTGATGTTGACCTTGAAGCCAAAGATGGAGATAATCCAGGCCGTAACGGTAGTTCCCACGTTGGCACCCATAATCACCGCCATCGACTGCCCCAGGGTCATCAGACCCGCGTTGACGAAGCTCACTACCATCACCGTCGATGCCGACGAGCTCTGTATCAGTGCCGTAATCAATATACCGGTAAACATTCCTGAAAACCGATTCTTTGTCATTACAGCCAGGATATTGCGCAGTCTGTCGCCTGCCACCTTCTGCAATCCTTCGCTCATGACCTTCATTCCATACAGGAACAAGCCCACCGACCCGATCAGGGTCAGGAAGTCCAGAAATGTGTACTCCATAAAAGTTTCTTAAATAGTTGTTTTATTATCCTCTTTGTGGTATATTTAACACTCAATCTTGCATCTGGAAAAGCATTCCTTTGCAAATTTATACAAATAAAAAGACTTGCACAGAGATAAGATTGTTGTTTTGTTTTTATTAACAATATGTGAAACCCTCGTCCATACTTTATAATCACAATGGAAAGAGAAAAATTTGACATTTTTTGTGTCAACACGGGCAAGAGCCTGCGCATAGACGGCGGTGAAACTCTGCTCGAAATCTACGAAATGGCAAAACCCCAACTGGCTCATCGCCCCCTATGTGCCTATGTAAACAACAAGACCGAAGAGTTGCGGTACCGGGTGTACGGTCCCAAAGACATCGAGTTTCTCGACATCACCCACCCCTCGGGCATGCGCACCTACGTGCGTTCGCTCTGCTTTGTCATGTACAAGGCCATCAGCGACATTGTGCCGGGCACCCGGCTGCGCATCGAGCACTCCCTGTCGCACGGCTACTACTGCCTGCTCGACAACCCCGAAGCGCTCAAACCCGAGGTAATTGCCCGAATCAAGGAGCGCATGGCACAGATTATCGCGGCCGATATCCCCTTCAAGAAAATCGAATGCCACACGGCCGACGCCATCGAGACCTTCCGGCAGCAGAGCATGTTCGACAAAATCGAGCTGCTGCAATCGACCCACCAGCTCTACACGCAATACCACACCCTCGACGGACTGGCCGACTCGTATTACAGCTGGCTCACCCCCTCGACGGGCTATTTGCAGGGATTCGACCTGATGAAATACAACGGCGGGGTGTTGCTGGTGCCCCCTACTCCCGACGACCCTACGAAACCGGCACCCATCGAACCGCAGGAGAAGATGCTGAACGCCTTCAAGGAGTACCTCACCTTCAACCATATCATCGGGTTGAGCAACATCGGCGACCTCAACAAAGCGGTCGAGAGCCGACGGGCAACCGACCTCATCAAGGTGGCCGAAGCGCTGCACGAGAAGAAAATCAGCAAGATTGCCGACGACATTACCCGCCGATACCATGAGGAGGGTACCCGCATCGTACTCATTTCGGGACCCTCATCGTCGGGCAAAACCACCTTCTCGAAACGGCTCTCGATTCAGCTCATGACCAACCTGCTCAAACCGGTGGCCATCTCGCTCGACAACTACTTTGTCAACCGCGAGGACACGCCGCGCGACGAGACGGGCGACTATGACTACGAGTCGCTCTATGCCCTCGACCTCGACCTCTTCAACAAGGACCTCAACCGACTGTTGCAGGGCGAGACGGTGCCGATGCCTACCTACAACTTCGAGACCGGCAGCCGCGAATACAGGGGCAACACCCTGAAACTCGACGAGGGGGCGGTGCTCATTCTCGAAGGGATACACGGGTTGAATCCCGAACTGACGCCCCAAATCAAGCCGCATCAGAAATACCGCATCTACGTCTCGGCCCTCACCACTATCTCGATCGACGACCACAACTGGATACCGACGGCCGACAACCGACTGCTGCGCCGCATCATTCGCGACTACAAATACCGCGGAGCCTCGGCTCAAAGTACCATTGCCCGCTGGGGCAGCGTGCGGCGGGGCGAAGAGAAGTGGATATTCCCCTACCAGGAGAATGCCGACGCCATGTTCAACTCGTCGCTCCTCTTCGAGCTGGCCGTGATGAAAGACTACGCACAGCCCATACTCAGCGCCGTGCCACACGACTGCCACGAGTATGCCGAGGCGCACCGTCTGCTCCGGTTCCTGGGCTATTTCCTATCGATCAACCAGCGTGAGATTCCGCCCACATCGCTCCTGCGCGAGTTCCTGGGCGGCAGCAGTTTCAAATATTGATCTACATAAAAGCCAGCGGGGCTGCTCTCCTGACAGAGAGCAGCCCCGCTGATTATATCCAGTCGTCCCAAGCGGGGCGAATTATTTTTCGCGTTCGATGGTATAGTCGAGGATAGCGATGAGCGCATCGAGAGTCTCGGAAGCCGGAAATCCTTCGAGCAGGGCGACTGCCTCGTTGCGTATCCGCCTCATCGTCTCATAGGCATACTCGATGCCCCCTTCGTGTTTGGCATACTCGATGAGCGTGTGCACGCTCTCGGCCGACAAATGCTCTTCGGAGAGCAACGCCCGCATCTGTTCATTCTCAGCACCCGTACCATGCGTGATGGCATAGATGAGCGGCAGCGTGATTTTGCCCTCCCGCAAATCATTGCCGGTGGGTTTGCCAATCACCTTGTCTTCGTAGTAGTCGAATATATCGTCCTTGATTTGGAAACAGAGTCCCAACTTCTCGCCAAACCGGCTCAACCGCTCGACATCGGCTTCGGGAGCCCCGGCGGCCAAAGCCCCCAGCTGCATGCAGGCATAAAAGAGCGAGGCCGTTTTGCGGCGAATCACCTCGAAATAGGCCTCCTCGTCGAGGCGGTGCGTACGGGCGTTGGAGAGTTGGTCTATCTCGCCACGTGCCAGTTCACGGCCCAAAGTACCCAGACTGGCCACGATGGCTATCTGCCGGGTCCGTACCGAACAGTCGAGCGCACACGACACGAAATAATCGCCGGTCAAGACGGCTATCCGATTGTCATACAGATGATTGATGGTGGGTAACCCCCGACGCTTCTGCGACTCGTCGACCACATCGTCGTGTATGAGGCTGGCATTGTGCAGCAACTCCAACGAGGCGGCCGCGTCGATTGCCGCCCGGGGTACCGGGCCGAACAACTTGGCGCACAGCAGCACCAGAATAGGCCTTATCTGCTTGCCCTTGCTTTCGAGATAAGTGTGTATCACCTCGTTCATCAAAGGACTGCTTGTATGCAGGGTCTCGGTAAGGGTCTTATTCAGTAAGTCGAGTTCGTCGGTTATAGGTTGCCGTATGACCAAAAGTTTATCCATATCCATTTATTCTGCTGCAAAAATAGTAATAAAACAAAAGAATCCGTATTTTTATCGTAATTTTACCGCATTGCAATGACGCTTTTTTAATTCTTATCTACAAACCGCATATTCGACATGCAAGAGAAACGACTTTTCCTGTTAGACGCCTACGCGCTCATCTACCGCTCTTATTATGCCTTCATCAAAAATCCCCGCATCAACTCCAAGGGAATAAACACCTCGGCCGTCCTGGGGTTTGTCAACACCCTCGAAGAGTTGCTCAAAAAGGAGAACCCCTCGCACATTGCCGTGGGATTCGACCCACAGGGGCCTACCTTTCGCCATGAAGCCTACGAGCAGTACAAGGCTCAGCGCGAAGAGACGCCCGAGGTGATTCGTTACTCGGTCCCCATCATCAAGGAGATTATCGGGGCCTACAACATACCCATCATCGAGGTGCCCCGTTTCGAGGCCGACGATGTGATAGGCACCCTGGCCAAACTGGCCGAAAAGGAGGGATTCGATACCTACATGATGACCCCCGACAAGGACTACGGCCAACTGGTATCGCCCCATATCTTCATGTACCGCCCCAAGTTCGGCGGCGATTTCGAGATACTGGGTCCCGAAGAGATCAAGGCCAAATACGGCATCGAGTCGCCCGAACAGGTCATCGACATACTGGGACTGATGGGCGACAGTTCTGACAACATACCGGGCTGTCCCGGTGTGGGCGAAAAGACGGCCGTGAAACTCATCGCCGATTTCGGTGGCATCGAGAATCTGCTGGCCCATACCGACCGTCTGAAAGGGGCGCTCAAAACCAAAATCGAGAGCAACCGCGAGCAAATCGAGTTCTCCCGCTTCCTGGCCACGATTCGCACCGACGTGCCCCTCACCTTCGACGAAGAGGCTCTGCGCCGCGAGCCGGTCAATGCCGAGAAGCTGCGCCCCATCTTCGAGGAGCTGGAATTCCGCAGCCTCACCGAACGGGTGCTGGGCAACAAACCGGCTACCGCAACGATGCCCAAACCGGCCACACAGCGTTCGCTCTTCGATCAAGCCGAACAACCGGAAACCTCGGAAACTCAGGCGGCACAACCGGCCGAATCGAAACTCACCGACATACACTCGGTCCCCCACACCTACCACCTGGTCGACACGACCGAGAAGATGTGGGACCTGGCTGCCCTGCTGGCCTGTGCCCCAGCCTTCGCCTTCGACTCCGAAACAACCGGCATCGACCCCATGAGCGTCGAGCTGGTGGGCCTCTCCTTTGCCCTCAAAGAGCACGAAGCCTACTATGTGCCCATACCCGACGACCAGCAGAAGGCCCGCGAAACGGTGCGCATCTTCAAATCGGCACTCGAAAACCCGGCCTCACTGAAAATCGGGCAAAACATCAAATACGACTACATCGTGCTGCACAACTACGGGGTCGAGGTCAAGGGCAACCTCTTCGACACCATGGTGGCCCACTACCTGTTGCAGCCCGAACAGTACCACAACATGGACTATCTGGCCAACGTCTACCTGGGCTACAAGCCGGTAGCCATCGAGGAGCTCATCGGCCCCAAGGGAAAGAAACAGCTCTCCATGCGGCAAGTACCCATCGAACAGATTTACCAATATGCCGCCGAAGACGCCGACGTAACCCTGCAACTGAAAAATCGCCTCGAAAAGGAGTTGACCCGCGAAAAGATGGAGAAACTCTTCTACGAGATGGAGATGCCCCTCACCCGCGTGCTTGCCGACATGGAGATTACCGGGGTAAACGTCGATACGGCCGAGTTGAAAAGCTCGTCCGACCTGCTCACCCGACGAATGGGCGAACTGGAACAGGAGATTTACCAACTGGCCGGGACTACCTTCAACGTCAGCTCGGCCCGACAGGTGGGCGAAATTCTTTTCGAGCGGCTCAAAATCGACGAGAAGGCCAAGAAGACCAAGACCGGGCAGTACTCCACCACCGAAGAGATTCTGGAAAAACTGCGCTCGCGCCACCCCATCGTAGGCAAGATTCTCGACCTGCGCGGCATACGCAAGCTGCTCAGCACCTATATCAACGCCCTGCCCGAACTGATTAACCCCCGAACGGGCAAGATTCACACCTCGTTCAACCAGACAGTGACGGCTACCGGTCGGCTCAGTTCGAGCAACCCCAACTTGCAGAACATTCCGATACGCGACAACGAGGGTCGCGAGATTCGCCGCGCCTTCGTGCCCGACCCGGGGTGCCTCTTCTTCTCGGCCGACTACTCCCAAATCGAATTGCGCATCATGGCCCACCTGAGCGGCGACCGCCACATGATCGAGGCCTTCCGCGAGGGGTCGGACATTCACGCCGCCACCGCAGCCAAGATTTACAAGGTGCCCATCGACGAGGTGACCTCCGACATGCGCCGGAAGGCCAAGACGGCCAACTTCGGCATCATCTACGGCATCTCGGTATTCGGTCTGGCCGAGCGGCTCAACATTCCCCGCAGCGAAGCCAAGGTGCTCATCGACGGCTATTTCGAGAGCTACCCGCAAATCAAGGAGTACATGAACAAGAGTATCGAGGTGGCCCGCGAAAAGGGATACGTCGAGACCATCTGCGGCCGCAAGCGCATGCTCCCCGACATTCACTCGCACAACAGCGTCGTGCGCGGATATGCCGAACGAAATGCCATCAACGCCCCAATCCAGGGCAGTGCGGCCGACATCATCAAGATTGCCATGATTCGCATTGCCCGACGGCTGGAAGAGGAGGGGTTGAAGAGCCGCATGATTCTGCAAGTGCACGACGAACTCAACTTCAACGTGCCGGCCGACGAACTCGACCGGGTGAAGGAGATTGTGTGCCAGGAGATGGAAAACGCCTACCCGCTGCAAGTGCCGCTGGTGGCCGACTACGGTACCGGACACAACTGGCTTGAAGCCCATTGACCCTAAAAATCGGGGCCGACAGGCCTCACGGCGACAAATAATTGTGTAACTTTGTGTCCCGGTTATGACGATTACAAGCATGGACATTCAAAGTTTTTCGGCACTCTTCAACACGCCGACGCGACGTGACGCCTTCCTGTCGCTGGTCAAGGACTCCAAGAAAAAGAATATTTTCATACAAGGGCTCGAAGGTTCGGCCCCGGCGCTGCTCTTCTCCAACCTGTTGGAGAACAAGCACCCTCACCTCATCATCGCCAACGACCTCGACGAAGCGGGGTACCTTTACAACGACCTGGTGCAGATCAACGGCAGCGACCACATCTTGCTCTTCCCCTCGGGCTACAAGCGCGACATCAAGTACGGACAGCCCGACCCGCCCTCCGAGATACTGAGGACCGAGGTGCTGAACCGGCTGAACCGGAAAGGTGACTCACTGCTGGTGGTTACCTACCCCGAGGCGCTCGCAGAGAAGGTGGTGCCGGTCGACACCCTTACCGACCAGACGCTCCACATCGACAAAAAGACGAAATGCGACATCATGGCCCTGGCCGACAAGTTGAGGGAACTCGGATTCAACGAGGTCGACTACGTCTACGAACCGGGACAGTTTGCCGTGCGAGGCAGTATTCTCGACGTCTTCTCGTTTACCAACGAGCTGCCCTACCGTATCGATTTCTTCGGCAAGGAGGTGGAGAGTATCCGCACCTTCGAGGTCGAGACCCAACTGTCGACCGAGCGGCTCGACGAGGTGTATATCGTCTCCAACATGAGCGGGAAAGAAACCTCGGGCATCTCGATGCTCGATTTCATCGATAAAAATGCCCTTCTCGTATGTCATAACCTCTCGTGGACGCTCGACCGGATAGAGGCCATTGCCTCGGAGTCGCTCTCGGAGCAGACCCTCATCGCCGAGGAGGGCGACCGCGATGCCATGAAGAAGGTCATCAACCCGGCTGAGTTCCGCCGGAAAGCCCTCTCGTTCCGCCGCATCGACTACGGCACATCGAGCGAGGCAGCCACCCCGGCCGTCATGCGGTTCGACTGCGCCCCGCAGGGTGTCTACCACAAGAATTTCGACCTCGTCAGCCAGTCATTCGCCCAATTCATCGAGAAAAAGTACACCATCTACATACTCAGCGACAGCGAGAAACAGATTGAGCGCCTGCAAGCCATCTTCGAGGAGCGGGGCGAATCCATCACCTTTACCCCCGTGCTGAAAACCCTGCACGAGGGATTCGTCGACAACGACCTGAAAATATGTTGTTTTACCGACCACCAGATTTTCGACCGCTTCCACAAGTATACGCTGAAAAGCGACCATGCCCGGTCGGGCAAACTGGCCCTCTCGCTCAAAGAGCTCAACCAGATCGAGGTGGGCGACTACATCGTGCACGTCGACCACGGTATCGGCCGCTTCGGCGGACTGATTCGCACCGAAATCAACGGCAAGATGCAGGAGGTCATCAAGCTCACCTACCAGAACGACGACATCATCTTTGTGAGCATACACGCCCTGCACAAGCTGGCCAAGTATCGCGGCAAGGAGGGTGAGACGCCCCGCGTCAACAAACTGGGCAGCGGCGCCTGGGAGCGCATGAAAGAGAAGACCAAGGGCAAGATGAAGGAGATTGCCCGCGACCTTATCAAACTCTATGCCGCCCGCAAGCAGGAGAAGGGCTTTGCCTTCTCGCCCGACTCGTTCCTGCAACAGGAGCTCGAAGCCTCGTTCATCTATGAGGATACGCCCGACCAAATCAAGTCGACGGCCGAGGTCAAGGCCGACATGGAACGCGAACGTCCCATGGACCGGCTCATCTGCGGCGATGTGGGTTTCGGCAAGACCGAGATTGCCATACGGGCTGCCTTCAAGGCCACCTGCGACAACAAGCAGGTGGCGGTGCTCGTGCCCACCACCGTGCTGGCCTTCCAGCACTACCAGACCTTCAAGGAGCGGTTGAAAGAGTTTCCCGTGCGCATCGAGTACCTCAGCCGGGCCCGCAAGGCTTCGGAGGTGAAAAAGATACTCAAAGACCTGGCCGACCGCAAAATCGACATCATTATCGGCACGCACAAGCTCATCGGGAAAGATGTGAAATTCAACGACCTGGGCTTGCTGATTATCGACGAGGAGCAGAAGTTCGGCGTAGCGGTCAAGGAGAAACTGAAACAGATGAAGGTCAATGTCGACACCCTCACCATGTCGGCCACCCCGATTCCCCGCACGCTGCAATTCTCGCTGATGGGAGCCCGCGACCTCTCGGTCATCTCCACACCGCCGGCCAACCGCTACCCCATACAGACCGAGGTGCACGCCTTCAACGACGACATCATCAAGGAGGCCATCAACTTCGAGATGAGCCGTGGCGGACAGGTATTCTTTGTCAACAACCGCATTCCGCAACTCTACGAACTCGAAAATACCATACACCGGCTGGTGCCCGACGCCCGCGTGGTCATCGGCCACGGACAGATGCCGCCCGAAAAACTGGAACAGGCCATCATCGACTTTGTCAACTACGACTACGACGTGCTGCTGGCCACCACCATCATCGAGTCGGGTATCGATATGCCCAACACCAACACCATCATCATCAACGATGCCCAGAACTTCGGGTTGAGCGAGCTGCACCAGCTGCGCGGCCGGGTGGGCCGCAGCAACCGCAAGGCCTTCTGCTACCTGCTCACACCGCCGCGTCACACCTTCTCGGTCGACGCCCGTCGGCGGTTACAGGCCATCGAGAGTTTCTCGGAGCTGGGCAGCGGCATACACATCGCCATGCAGGACCTCGACATACGGGGGGCAGGCAATCTGCTTGGAGCCGAACAGAGCGGTTTCATCGCCGATTTGGGCTATGAGACCTACCAAAAAATCCTGAAAGAGGCGGTCGACGAGTTGAAAAACGACGAGTTCAGCGACCTCTACTACGGGGCCGACTCCGACGCGAAACCCGAGGAGTTCGTCTCGGAGTGTACCATCGAGTCGGATCTCGAAATTCTATTCCCGGCCGACTACGTGCCGCAGGAATCGGAACGCATCTCGCTCTACCAGGAGCTCGACAACATGGAGCGGGAGACCGACATACGCCAGTTCTGCGAACGGCTCGAAGACCGTTTCGGACGTATTCCCCACGAGGCCATGGAGCTAATCCGTGTCGTGCGGCTACGGCGCCTCGCCAAGCAGCTGGGTATCGAAAAGGTGGGATTGAAACAGGGACAGATGTATCTCTACTTCGTCTCTGACGAACATGTGGCCTACTACCAGTCGGCCGCCTTCGGCCGCATACTCGCCTATCTGCAAAAGTACCCCCGCCAGTGCAAACTGCGCGAAATAAACGGACGCCGTTCGCTGGCCATCAAGGATATTATTTCGGTGGAATCGGCGGTTGCGGTGCTTGAGGAGGTGTTGCAGACGACACCGGTTTAGCGGCCGACGACGCAGCCTGCCGCATCGTGCCGAAGGGAATGCCCCACAACTCGTCGGGGTGATGACCGGCGGTAAGCAGGGCGGCATTGATGTAGTCGCGGCTCGACGGATTCTGGAAGGGATAGAGGCCGAACCGTGGCATGATGGCGGCATAGTGCTCGAAAATCTCCGATTGAATCGACTCGTAGCTCACCCAGTCGGTATTGGTCGAGAAGCAGTAGAGCTGCAAGGGCAGCCCGTTGTCGTTCGGGTCGAGCGCCCGCACCATCAGAATCATCTGCCCGCCGATGAACTTGTGATGTTGCAGATAGAGTGTCATGTAGGCCCGGAAAAGTCCCAGATTTGTCTCGATGGTCCCGTTCACCAACCCCTCGCTGTTTTGGGTATTCTCCACGATGCCGCGTTGCTGTTGAGCCTCTTTTTTTTCGATGAAATCGCGCAAAATATCCATTTCCTTCATCTTTTCCAGAAACTCGGGCGTACAGAATTTCACCGTACTCAGATCGATGGTAAACGAACGCATGATGCGTCGGCCGCCCGCTTCGGTCATGCCTCGCCAGTTCTGCACCTCGCCCGACACCAGCGAGTAGGGAGGCAAGGTCACTATCGTGTTGTCGAAGTTCTGAACCTTCACCGTATCGAGCGACACATCGATGACGATACCGTTCACACTGCCGCCCGGCACCACAATCCAGTCGCCGTTGCGAATCATGTCGTTTTGCGACAGCTGCACCCCCGCCACAAAACCCAGGATACTGTCTTTGAAGACCAGCATCAACACCGCGGCAAAGGCCCCCAGCCCGGTAATCAGGGCCATGGGTGAACGCTCGATGAGAATCGACACGGCTACGATGACCCAGAAACCGGCCAGTAGCCCTTTGATGATTTGAATCATACCCTTCATGGGACGGTTGCGCAAAGCGGTGCGACTCGAATAGAACTTCCAGAAGACCGACAACTGGGTGTTGATGGAAAAGACGATGACCCCCAGTATGTAAATCCAGCACAACTTTTCGATGAGTTTCAAGAAAACCGGCGTCCCGTGAAAGGCAAAGGGGAGCAACGCCACAATGACCAGTGGCGGAATGATGTGAGTGAGGCGGGTAAAGATATGAGCCTCGACCAGCGACTTCAACAGATAGCTTCCCCGATACCGGGCCACACGGTGAATCACATAAATGACGACGGCCCGCAGTATGCGACCCACCACAATGGCTATTACAAAAACCAGCACCCCGTACACAATGCGGTCCCACACCGGCGAGGGCGAACCGGTGAGGCGCAACAACAAATCCGACACCCACTCCATCAGCCGGTCGGCTATTTCATACGCTTTTTTCATCGCTTCTCTTTTCCCCTAAAAACGTCCCGCAGGGGTGTTGGGTTCACCCCCGGCGGCATCTCCTACCCGTTTTTACTGCAACGGATTCGACAACCCTGCCGGGAATAAACGACCAACGTATGAAAAGATTAGTTATCTTTGCAGCGCCTGAATGGATAGGAGACTATCCGGTTTCGCCGAATAATCAATAAAATATACGATATAATGAGTTTACAATGTGGCATAGTCGGGCTGCCCAACGTGGGCAAATCGACGCTTTTCAACTGTTTGTCCAACGCCAAAGCGCAATCGGCAAACTTCCCGTTCTGTACCATCGAGCCCAATGTGGGTGTCATCACCGTTCCCGATGAGCGGTTGAACAAACTGGCCGAATTGGTTCACCCCCAACGCATCGTCCCCACGACGGTCGAGATTGTCGACATTGCCGGACTGGTGAAAGGGGCCAGCAAAGGGGAAGGCCTGGGCAACAAATTCCTCGCCAACATACGGGAGACCGACGCCATTCTGCACGTGCTCCGTTGCTTCGACGACGACAACATCACCCACGTCGACGGGTCGGTCAATCCCGTGAGAGACAAGGAGATTATCGACTTTGAGCTGCAACTCAAAGACTTGGAGACCATCGAGTCGCGCATCTCGAAAGTTCAGAAACAGGCCCAGACCGGCGGCGACAAGGCGGCCAAAATCGCCTACGAGGTACTGAGCCGCTACAAAGAGGCACTCGAACAGGGCAAACCGGCACGTACCGTGACCTTCGAAACCAAAGACGAACAGAAGATTGCCCACGACCTCTTCCTGCTCACCAACAAACCGGTGATGTATATCTGCAACGTCGACGACGCCAGCGCCGTGTCGGGCAACAAATATGTCGACATGGTGCGCGAGGCAGTCAAGGAGGAGAACGCCCAGATACTGATTGTGGCTGCCAAGACCGAATCGGAGATTGCCGAGTTCGAAACCTACGAAGAGCGCCAGATGTTCCTCAACGAAATCGGGCTCAAAGAGTCGGGCGTATCGCGTCTGATTCGGGCCGCTTACAGCCTGCTCAACCTCGAAACCTATTTCACCGCCGGACCTCAGGAGGTACGTGCCTGGACCTACCTGAAAGGGAGCAAGGCTCCGCAATGCGCGGGCATTATCCACACCGACTTTGAAAAGGGCTTCATTCGGGCCGAGGTCATCAAGTATGACGACTACATCGCCCTCGGGTCGGAAAACGCCTGCAAGGAGGCTGGAAAGATGTATATCGAGGGGAAGGACTACGTGGTACAGGACGGCGACATCATGCACTTCCGCTTCAACGTATAGGCGATAAGAAGAGTATCACTCTTTACATACACAGAAGGGCGGCGAATCCATCGAAATTCGCCGCCCTTCTGTTATCGTTCAATCCCGAAACGGGAAAAATCTTTTACTGCTTTTTTACCGGAAGATTCAGAATCTTGGCATAGCGGGCCTCGTCGTTGAGAATACCGCAAGCCTCCTCCAAATCCTTGTCGTTCTTGATCGACTCGATGATTTCGCCCTTCTGGTAATAGTAGCGTTTGACAATCTCGATTGAGAGCAGTTGCGCGATTTCATCGCGAAAAGTCTCCAAGTCGCGGTCCAAATCGTGGTTCAGCGAAGCTGCCAAGGCCTCGAACTGCTTTTGGGTATTTTCGTCGAAATAGCCCTCAAACTTGGCTACCTCCTTCAAATCGTCCAAGATGCGTTCGCTCTGCTTGTCATACTTGAAGTTCTTCGACTTGACATAGGCCTTGAAATCGTCGTACACCGAGTCGGGCAACACGAAATCCCGGGCAGGAGCAATCGAGTCGTGCCGGGCGGCAAACCGGGTAGCGTAGTCGAAGAAATAGAAATCTTTCATCAAGTAGTAACTGATGTTGCCCCGGCGCTCTACCGTGGTCTCGATATCGGGCTTGATGCCACCCCCGTCTCGCACGATGCGGCCGTGGGCAGTCTTGAACTCGTGGG
It contains:
- a CDS encoding Na/Pi cotransporter family protein, whose amino-acid sequence is MEYTFLDFLTLIGSVGLFLYGMKVMSEGLQKVAGDRLRNILAVMTKNRFSGMFTGILITALIQSSSASTVMVVSFVNAGLMTLGQSMAVIMGANVGTTVTAWIISIFGFKVNITLFALPLIGLGTPLLFSRNSTHKSWGEFLIGFSFLFMGLDYLNHSVPDLKSNPEIFEFLTSYTQMGFLSILIFCAVGAIVTMIVQASSATLAISLIMCSKGWITFDIAAALILGSNIGTTITPLLASISANVSAKRAAMGHLLFNVLGSIWTLILYYPFIRFIVWICTSLGVGNPNDLMAFVSANEQTNPSLINALNNGGTLHTPDFEQQKAHFEAMQFSVSFGLSMFHTVFNVINVTIMIWFTGLYEKIVTRLVRVKDKKGEEEFQLKFISRGMLSASELNLPQAHQEIAVYAERVQRMFGMVEDLLHEKEGSEAYMKLYNRIEKYEQICDRMELEIAGFLNLVVGGRLSFDGKMRVNSMLSIVTEIESIGDCCYNLARTLQRKQDSHIVFNDEIIGNIDAMFKLNAEALNNMVLLLSSNEPTMSEIMVSYNKECEINNFRNQLRKSNIENINNKHYEYQAGIYYMDMVAECERLGDYVINVVDAIKQQEERHA
- a CDS encoding nucleoside kinase, with protein sequence MEREKFDIFCVNTGKSLRIDGGETLLEIYEMAKPQLAHRPLCAYVNNKTEELRYRVYGPKDIEFLDITHPSGMRTYVRSLCFVMYKAISDIVPGTRLRIEHSLSHGYYCLLDNPEALKPEVIARIKERMAQIIAADIPFKKIECHTADAIETFRQQSMFDKIELLQSTHQLYTQYHTLDGLADSYYSWLTPSTGYLQGFDLMKYNGGVLLVPPTPDDPTKPAPIEPQEKMLNAFKEYLTFNHIIGLSNIGDLNKAVESRRATDLIKVAEALHEKKISKIADDITRRYHEEGTRIVLISGPSSSGKTTFSKRLSIQLMTNLLKPVAISLDNYFVNREDTPRDETGDYDYESLYALDLDLFNKDLNRLLQGETVPMPTYNFETGSREYRGNTLKLDEGAVLILEGIHGLNPELTPQIKPHQKYRIYVSALTTISIDDHNWIPTADNRLLRRIIRDYKYRGASAQSTIARWGSVRRGEEKWIFPYQENADAMFNSSLLFELAVMKDYAQPILSAVPHDCHEYAEAHRLLRFLGYFLSINQREIPPTSLLREFLGGSSFKY
- a CDS encoding polyprenyl synthetase family protein, with translation MDKLLVIRQPITDELDLLNKTLTETLHTSSPLMNEVIHTYLESKGKQIRPILVLLCAKLFGPVPRAAIDAAASLELLHNASLIHDDVVDESQKRRGLPTINHLYDNRIAVLTGDYFVSCALDCSVRTRQIAIVASLGTLGRELARGEIDQLSNARTHRLDEEAYFEVIRRKTASLFYACMQLGALAAGAPEADVERLSRFGEKLGLCFQIKDDIFDYYEDKVIGKPTGNDLREGKITLPLIYAITHGTGAENEQMRALLSEEHLSAESVHTLIEYAKHEGGIEYAYETMRRIRNEAVALLEGFPASETLDALIAILDYTIEREK